The region GTAGTGCGCTCAGAGCCATGCCGCATTGCCGCCTGCACATGCGTGAGTTTCGACATCGCGTGTTCGGCGCGAATGCCTTGCCGAATGAGGCGTGGATCGACTCTTTCGAGGACGCGGTTGCGTTGATCGGAAAGCAGCGCGACGCGGCGCGGTTTAGATCGTTGTTGAACATCACGCGCGTGCGCGAGCCACGCCTCGTTCCGTGGCTTGCCAAACGGCCGTTGCGGGCACTTGAACTCGCTGAGGTCTGGGAGCGTTTGCTGGACGTGTGTGTTTGGCTCGAGCAGCATCCGCGCCCCGGTGTGTATCTGCGGCAGATCGATATCGCAGACGTGCACACCAAATTTATCGAAGGCCATCGCAGTGTGCTTGCCTCGCACGCTCTTCACGCTTACGGAAAGTGAGGCAAAGCGTCGGGGCTGGGGAGAGGTGCACTTCGACAGTTACGCTGGCATTCTCGCCGAACTGGAACTTGCTTTGAACGACCAGAAACTGAACCCCGGCACTGGGGATCCCCGCGACTTGCCGGTGTGGACAGTCGCAAAGACGCTGAAAGACGCCGAAGGCCACGACGTATTGAAGGAATGCCTAACAACATAACCGACGATCACGACGCGTTACGTTTATAAAGCATCACTGAACGATTGGCTCGTTGGAGGGAAGAAGAAGACGCGAAAGCGCCGAGCCGAGCATCAAGGAGAACGAGGAAGGAGATGAAGCGCGGGACGCGTGGGCTGCCACCCACACGACCCGCTGACCACAACCAGCTCTCTACAGGAGTTGATCATGGCTGACGCCAATCATAAAGCAGTTGCAGCTGTAACCCAACGCATCTTGACCATTTCGGCACAAAGACGGCCGCGGCCGATGAAGGTCTTAGGGCCTGAGAACTATGAGTTTTATAACGACTTGCCGCCGGCGCCTTGGATTCGGCTTTCGGGGAGATGGTTGGAGGAGGCGGGGTTTGAAATCGGGGTGAGGATTCGAGTAGGTGTCGAAAAGGGGAGGCTGATTATTACGCCAGTGTGAGACGGACATGCGGATTTCTGACCTTCAGTCCCGGCGCATTCGTAGCGACCAACGCTAAATTTTTTTGTTACTTGTCTTTAAATTAGATCCCGGTCTTCCGCGTAGTGACGTGCTCAAAGTTCGACGGCGACAGCTGGATCATTTCCCCGGTGGTAGGAAAATGGTCCAGCCTTCGCAAATTTACAAATTGTGCGACGCGTCTTGTTCCCTACAAGACTTTGGGCGGAGGAGGATCGAACTCCCGACCTTCCGCTCTCGCTCTGCAATAAGATCCCGTCTTGAATCAAGTCATTTATTTGTGAATCTTTTCAACTATTCTGAGACGCTACACTACCCTGTAGCGATACTCAAAACGTGAGATTTTTGGGCCCGTCAGACAAGGCTCTGCGGACTGTGCGACGCATCGGATGAGATTTGGGGAATCATCGCGTGAGATTTTTTTGCAGGCAGCTGAACCGGCATGACAACGGGGTACCTTCCTGGCGAAGCTCTCCCATCGCCATCGCCCATAGGGCCGTCGTGAGCGACCCATCTCGATGCACGCCGGCGGTCAAGAAAGGTCCAAGTTTCTGAGACTGGCCTACTAACGCGCCAGGCAGACAGCGATGGCTGTTTAACGAAGCAGCTACCGAGTTAAACCCCTCTCTATTCCGTCTCAGACCAGCGGTGTCGGTGACTGGTCGAGGCGTCGGCGTCTGCCCGTCGCAACCCGACCTCGAGGGCACCCATGAAATCCCCCCGCCTCTGTCTCGCCTGTGGCAACGCGTTCGTGCCGCTGCTGCATGTTCCTCGTCAGCGTTACTGCTCGTCGGAAGCGTGCCAGCGCGCCCGTCGACGCGACTGGCAGAACCACCGGCTCCGTGTCGACCGTGACTATCGCGACAACCAGGCCCGTGCCCAGGCGAGATGGCGCGCAGGCCACTCCGACTATTGGCGCGAATATCGAGCTGCACATCCGGCGTACCGGGAGCGCAACAGCAGCATGCAGCGGATGCGCAATGCACGACGGAGTTTCAAGCCGATTGCAAAGATGGATGTCATCGAACTGCCCCGGCCGCTGGGCTCTGGCTTCTACGTGCTGTGTCATGCGGATGATGCCAGCGCTGCAAAAATGGACGCGTGGACCGTCCACATCGCCGTCCTGTCTGCGCCGCCAGCACCGCCCGTGTGATTGCAAAGAGATGACGTGATACACATTGGCGTCTGGCCTGCTATGTTTGCCTTGTCACCGTTCGCTTTTAAACGCCACCGCCTGATGTGAAGCCGCGGCGTTCGCACTTTGGGGCTCCCCTTGCGCTCGGTGCCTGCCGCGTGTCTGTGTCTGAGTTGCGGAGCGGAGCATGTCAATCAATAGCGCGGGTCCAGCAGTCGTCGCCGGCTCCATGGCAGGACGGGCGGCTGAGTACGTCCGCATGTCGACCGAGCACCAGCAGTATTCGACCGAGAACCAGCGCGACCGAATTCGGGACTACGCGACCCGCCGCGGATTCGAAATCGTCCGCACATATGCCGACGAGGGTAAAAGCGGTCTTCGAATCGACGGTCGCCGGGCACTTCAGAATCTCATCTCCGATGTGGTCAACGGCAAAGCCGATTTCGGCGTAATCCTCGTCTATGACGTGAGTCGCTGGGGGCGATTCCAGGATGCCGACGAGAGCGCGTATTACGAGTACATCTGCCGCCGTGCGGGCATCCAGGTGGCGTACTGCGCCGAGCAGTTCGAAAACGATGGGTCACCTGTCTCGACCATCGTGAAAGGGGTAAAGCGGGCAATGGCTGGCGAGTACAGCCGCGAATTGTCCGCGAAGGTTTTCGCGGGCCAGTGCCGTTTAATTGAGATGGGCTTTCGGCAAGGAGGCCCAGCCGGTTATGGCCTTCGCCGGGTAATGGTCGATGAGCACGGACTCATGAAGGCGGAGCTGTGCCGGGGCGAACATAAAAGCCTGCAGACGG is a window of Paraburkholderia sp. IMGN_8 DNA encoding:
- a CDS encoding DUF3322 domain-containing protein; its protein translation is MSWTTAADLRAQVNRLWERGELLANVAVDAPSFPKRLVLKGPTSTEIAERFEDIRQWSSALRAMPHCRLHMREFRHRVFGANALPNEAWIDSFEDAVALIGKQRDAARFRSLLNITRVREPRLVPWLAKRPLRALELAEVWERLLDVCVWLEQHPRPGVYLRQIDIADVHTKFIEGHRSVLASHALHAYGK
- a CDS encoding SymE family type I addiction module toxin, with the translated sequence MADANHKAVAAVTQRILTISAQRRPRPMKVLGPENYEFYNDLPPAPWIRLSGRWLEEAGFEIGVRIRVGVEKGRLIITPV